CCTTCTGTCTGTTTCACTTTCTGGCCGATTAATCCATTTATAGTATGAAGAGCGTGCGATATCAGCAAAATTACATAATTCTGCTATGGCATATCGCTCTTCTTCATCTGTAACTGCCTGCAATTTTATTGTATCAGGATAACATTTATTAGCTCTTAAAGTCTGTAGTCCTTGTTTTCCTTCTATTTGATATTTGCGAAGCCAGGCTTGAAAGGAGCTCTTATGAATTTGTAATTCGTAACAGATTTGAGATGTCCCTCTTTTGCCAGAAAGATAATCTTCAATTGCTCTCAATTTTTCCCCTATTGGAACTTTTGTTTTCCGTCCCATAAAAAATATGCTCCCTTCATAAAAACAGTTTTATTATTTTAACTGTCTACTACGAAGGGAGCATATCAGGTCTTTTAAGTCTTTCTTATTCTCTTTATTTTAAAAGAGCGCCAGGAAAGTGACATAGGCAAAAATCATTTCCTGTCCGATATCCCAGCTCATAGCCATTGCAGGATCCTTATCTGCGAGTTCCGGATGCTGTTTAACGATATCACTCCAAGAGATTAACAATTGTTCTTCCACCGTGAAGCACCTCCTATTTATAAATACCATACTCCATGACAAATTTGTTTACGGCAATGACGTTTTCTGCTTTAGCATCCTGCGGCGCGATAAGTTCCTTATCGGTACCAAAAATGTATCCTCCACCAGGTGCCAGATTATCCAATAATTCTTTTGCTTTGGCAATACATTCTTCCTTGGTGCCATATTGCAGCAGTGTCGCCGGGAAAAGTCCGATGATGCACATGGTATCTTGGAGCTTTTGTTTCATTTCTTTGGGATCTCCGTGTTCAAACCAGCCCATTGTTTTCTTAGCCGGAAGTTCTTGAAGATGATTGTAAAAACGTGACCAATCGCCTTCGTAGAACGGTATTACATAGACATTATGGGCAGCGAAAAATTCCATGATCATTTTAAACGACGGCCAGTAATACTTGTCGAAGTCCGCTACTTTCAGCATGGTAGGTAAATGCAGCGGTAAAAGAAGAGCTTTTGGGTTTGGGCTCGGCGGTGCCATGTGAACCTGCCCCATGCCAAGTCTGATGACCAACGGTGTAAACGCTTGGATAGCCTCTGACAATTCCGCCGGACGACGGCGAATGTCCCCGAATACTCCTTTAATGCCCCTGAAGAAATCCGCAATCCAATCCATTGGGTGTAAAATAATGCCGTCAAATAGCACGGGCATTCCTTGCGCGGCAAGTGAACCCTTAATGGCTCCCTTTTGGGCGCCAAACATCCCAAACTTCATGGCGCCTTTGGCAAATGCTAAATCCCTCATCGGTGAATCCTTAGCCAGCTCAGCGTATTTTCGCGGCAACACCTTCTCTACCAAGAACCTGAATGGATCTTTGCTGAATTCCGGATATTCATCATCTTTCATTATTTGGGCAGATTCGTCGGAATACTGGACAATATTGCTGTCACTTAAGTAGTGAAATGCCTTACTCCCCAACGCCTGATAAACGCCGCCTGGTCTGGCAAAAGGCTGATGAAGCATATCCATCGGAATATCATTCGCCATCTTCAGCATTGCTTTACCGCATTTATCCATGTCCCAATTCGTCTCAGAATCAGTATATCCTCCATAGTAAGCACCCCAAGTCCCATAAGTACCTAGCACTGGGACGCGATCCGCTTGTTCCAACCTTAAAGTTTTGAAGACACGGTCCAAACGTTCTTGATAAGTATTCATTACTTCACTCA
This genomic stretch from Dehalobacter restrictus DSM 9455 harbors:
- a CDS encoding uroporphyrinogen decarboxylase family protein gives rise to the protein MSEVMNTYQERLDRVFKTLRLEQADRVPVLGTYGTWGAYYGGYTDSETNWDMDKCGKAMLKMANDIPMDMLHQPFARPGGVYQALGSKAFHYLSDSNIVQYSDESAQIMKDDEYPEFSKDPFRFLVEKVLPRKYAELAKDSPMRDLAFAKGAMKFGMFGAQKGAIKGSLAAQGMPVLFDGIILHPMDWIADFFRGIKGVFGDIRRRPAELSEAIQAFTPLVIRLGMGQVHMAPPSPNPKALLLPLHLPTMLKVADFDKYYWPSFKMIMEFFAAHNVYVIPFYEGDWSRFYNHLQELPAKKTMGWFEHGDPKEMKQKLQDTMCIIGLFPATLLQYGTKEECIAKAKELLDNLAPGGGYIFGTDKELIAPQDAKAENVIAVNKFVMEYGIYK